A part of Pararoseomonas sp. SCSIO 73927 genomic DNA contains:
- a CDS encoding FAD-binding and (Fe-S)-binding domain-containing protein, translating into MIPRIPEAPPPEALTRAFLAALRAAGFMGEMSSGDADRMVFATDNSIYRVPPQAVLFPRDTADVSRAMRLLAEERFRGVVLAPRGGGTGTNGQSLTSGIVLDLSRHMNRILEIDPAGRRVRVQAGVVKDQLNAALAPHGLFFAPELSTSNRATIGGMISTDASGQGSCLYGKTRDHVLGLTTVLTDGTAWESAPLEEEALRAIQRRTDRVGAVHRAVDTVRREHAGEIEAGFPKLNRCLTGYDLAHIRDSAGRFDLNSVICGAEGTLGVVTEATLNILPIPKHVALVNLRYAGFDAALRDAGALMAFGAASVETVDSKVLALAQRDIVWESVRAFFPEEAGRPVRGVLLVEFVGDAPAAVEASLGRLTAMLDAEGFAGPRLGYTVARGEAAVGAVWDMRKRAVGLLGNMAGERRPIAFVEDTAVPPERLADYIAEFRALLDGAGLDYGMFGHADAGVLHVRPAIDMKDPAQERLIREVSDAVAALTQRYGGLLWGEHGKGVRSEYSPRFFGPLYPLLQAVKGAFDPHNQLNPGKIATPPEGGGLMRVDGVPTRGAADRTIPEAVRAPYDTAMHCNGNGVCFDWDTDTAMCPSWKGTRERRHSPKGRAMLVREWLRRLSEAGVDPVEEARALRAAPPLRGFLARLRNTLVRRGEADFSHAVKEAMDGCLACKSCTGGCPIKVDVPGFRARFLELYHGRYLRPLRHHLVAEVERALPRAARFPRLYNAAVGSAPGRAVLRALGLVDSPPISGIDLPAELAARGVALAAPGSLRDLPAAERDRSVVLVQDAFTSFNETRLLLDVLDLMLALGARPWVAPFRPNGKPLHVHGFLGAFGRAAEANAAMLEELAGTGVPLVGIDPSMTLTYRAEYRDAGVEAPAVLLLQEWLAQREGDAPRAAPGTFRLLLHCTERTNAASSPREWRAAFARHGLSLEVVAAGCCGMAGTYGHEAEHRAMSEHLYGLSWKRHVAAGEDLLATGYSCRSQVKRLDGVALRHPAQALLAAIREARGSGSVLPARAA; encoded by the coding sequence ATGATCCCGCGCATCCCCGAGGCGCCTCCGCCGGAGGCGCTCACCCGCGCCTTCCTGGCCGCGCTGCGGGCGGCCGGGTTCATGGGCGAGATGTCGTCCGGCGACGCGGACCGGATGGTCTTCGCCACCGACAACTCCATCTACCGCGTGCCGCCCCAGGCCGTGCTCTTCCCGCGCGACACGGCGGACGTTTCCCGGGCCATGCGCCTCCTGGCGGAGGAGCGGTTCCGCGGGGTGGTGCTGGCCCCGCGAGGCGGCGGCACGGGCACGAACGGCCAGTCGCTGACGTCGGGCATCGTGCTCGACCTGTCCCGCCACATGAACCGCATCCTGGAGATCGACCCGGCGGGGCGGCGCGTGCGCGTGCAGGCGGGCGTGGTGAAGGACCAGCTCAACGCCGCGCTGGCGCCGCATGGCCTGTTCTTCGCGCCGGAGCTCTCCACCTCGAACCGCGCGACGATTGGCGGGATGATCTCGACCGACGCCTCCGGCCAGGGCTCCTGCCTCTACGGCAAGACGCGGGACCACGTGCTGGGCCTCACCACCGTCCTGACCGACGGGACGGCCTGGGAATCCGCCCCGCTTGAGGAGGAGGCGCTCCGCGCCATCCAGCGCCGGACGGACCGGGTGGGCGCCGTGCACCGGGCGGTGGACACCGTCAGGCGCGAGCACGCGGGGGAGATCGAGGCGGGCTTCCCGAAGCTGAATCGCTGCCTCACCGGCTACGACCTCGCCCACATCCGGGACTCCGCCGGCCGCTTCGACCTGAACAGCGTGATCTGCGGCGCCGAGGGGACGCTCGGCGTGGTGACGGAGGCCACGCTCAACATCCTGCCGATCCCGAAGCACGTCGCGCTGGTGAACCTGCGCTACGCGGGTTTCGACGCGGCGCTGCGCGACGCGGGCGCGCTGATGGCCTTCGGCGCGGCCTCTGTCGAGACCGTGGACAGCAAGGTCCTGGCCCTGGCGCAGCGGGACATCGTCTGGGAGAGCGTGCGCGCCTTCTTCCCCGAGGAGGCCGGGCGCCCGGTCCGGGGCGTGCTGCTGGTGGAGTTCGTGGGCGACGCGCCGGCCGCCGTCGAGGCCTCGCTCGGGCGCCTGACCGCGATGCTGGACGCGGAGGGCTTCGCCGGGCCTCGCCTGGGCTACACGGTGGCCCGCGGCGAGGCGGCGGTTGGCGCCGTCTGGGACATGCGCAAGCGCGCGGTCGGCCTGCTCGGCAACATGGCGGGCGAGCGGCGCCCCATCGCCTTCGTCGAGGACACCGCCGTCCCGCCAGAGCGCCTGGCCGACTACATCGCCGAGTTCCGCGCGCTGCTGGACGGCGCCGGGCTGGACTACGGCATGTTCGGGCACGCCGATGCGGGCGTGCTGCACGTCCGCCCCGCCATCGACATGAAGGACCCCGCGCAGGAGCGGCTGATCCGCGAGGTCTCCGACGCCGTCGCGGCCCTCACGCAGCGCTATGGCGGCCTGCTCTGGGGCGAGCACGGCAAGGGCGTGCGCTCCGAGTATTCCCCGCGCTTCTTCGGCCCGCTCTACCCGCTGCTGCAGGCGGTGAAGGGCGCCTTCGACCCTCATAACCAGCTCAACCCCGGCAAGATCGCGACACCGCCCGAGGGCGGGGGCCTGATGCGGGTGGACGGCGTGCCGACCCGCGGCGCGGCGGATCGCACGATCCCCGAGGCGGTGCGCGCCCCCTACGACACCGCGATGCACTGCAACGGCAACGGCGTCTGCTTCGACTGGGACACAGACACGGCGATGTGCCCCTCCTGGAAGGGCACGCGGGAACGGCGGCACTCCCCCAAGGGCCGGGCGATGCTGGTGCGGGAATGGCTTCGGCGGCTGAGCGAGGCCGGGGTGGATCCGGTGGAGGAGGCCCGCGCCCTGCGCGCCGCCCCGCCCCTGCGCGGTTTCCTCGCCCGCCTGCGGAACACGCTGGTCCGGCGCGGTGAGGCCGACTTCTCCCACGCCGTGAAGGAGGCGATGGATGGCTGCCTCGCCTGTAAGTCCTGCACCGGCGGGTGCCCGATCAAGGTGGACGTGCCGGGGTTCCGGGCGAGGTTCCTCGAGCTCTACCACGGCCGCTACCTGCGCCCCCTGCGCCACCACCTCGTCGCCGAGGTGGAGCGCGCCCTGCCCCGCGCGGCGCGGTTCCCCCGCCTCTACAACGCCGCGGTCGGCAGCGCCCCGGGCCGCGCCGTGCTGCGTGCCCTCGGCCTCGTGGACAGCCCGCCCATCTCCGGCATCGACCTCCCGGCGGAGCTCGCCGCCCGCGGCGTCGCGCTTGCCGCACCAGGATCGCTTCGGGACCTGCCGGCCGCCGAGCGCGACCGCTCCGTGGTCCTCGTCCAGGACGCCTTCACGAGCTTCAACGAGACCCGGCTGCTGCTCGATGTGCTGGACCTGATGCTGGCGCTCGGCGCCCGGCCCTGGGTCGCGCCTTTCCGGCCGAACGGGAAGCCTCTCCATGTCCACGGCTTCCTCGGCGCCTTCGGCCGGGCGGCGGAGGCAAACGCGGCGATGCTGGAGGAGCTGGCGGGCACGGGGGTTCCGCTCGTCGGGATCGACCCGTCGATGACGCTGACCTACCGGGCGGAGTACCGGGACGCCGGTGTGGAGGCCCCTGCCGTCCTGCTGCTGCAGGAGTGGCTGGCGCAGCGGGAGGGCGATGCGCCACGGGCGGCGCCGGGGACCTTCCGCCTGCTCCTGCACTGCACGGAGCGCACCAACGCCGCGTCCTCGCCGCGCGAGTGGCGGGCCGCCTTCGCCAGGCACGGTCTGTCGCTCGAGGTCGTCGCGGCGGGATGCTGCGGGATGGCCGGCACCTACGGCCACGAGGCCGAGCACCGCGCCATGTCGGAGCACCTCTACGGCCTGAGCTGGAAGCGGCACGTCGCGGCGGGCGAGGACCTCCTGGCGACCGGCTATTCCTGCCGGTCCCAAGTCAAGCGACTGGATGGCGTCGCGCTCCGCCATCCCGCCCAAGCCCTGCTCGCTGCCATCCGGGAGGCGCGAGGCAGCGGATCGGTGCTGCCGGCAAGGGCGGCCTGA
- a CDS encoding tripartite tricarboxylate transporter substrate binding protein, whose translation MTQDTGMGRRGLLWAGAALVAAPLARPALAQPAWPAGRPIEIIVGFAPGGGTDVMLRALAQALAAELPGSNFVISNRPGAGGETAYALLQAARPDGFTIGGLNTPGYLSVPIERRVRYDRTRIRAIARLVDDPSAFVVHRDSPYRTLADLIADAKRRPGQISVGSSGVGTDDHLGLTLFQAATGTEFIHAPYAGAGLVKNAVLARHIDVAGLNLGEIGMLGQDAPPLRPLAGMGTHRWDLMPNVPTFREEGHDVVMTSERGIGAPRGVPDEIALRLQGAVASVVGRPEWAEKARQLELAMAYLPGAEWEAQMPAQEARYRGIWERTPWQQ comes from the coding sequence GTGACCCAAGACACAGGCATGGGCCGCCGCGGCCTTCTGTGGGCCGGAGCGGCGCTCGTCGCCGCGCCGCTCGCCCGCCCCGCCCTGGCGCAGCCCGCCTGGCCGGCGGGCCGGCCGATCGAGATCATCGTCGGCTTCGCGCCCGGCGGCGGTACCGACGTGATGCTGCGCGCCCTGGCCCAGGCCCTCGCGGCGGAGCTGCCCGGCTCGAACTTCGTCATCAGCAACCGCCCCGGCGCGGGCGGAGAGACGGCCTACGCGCTGCTCCAGGCCGCACGGCCGGACGGCTTCACGATCGGCGGCCTGAACACGCCGGGCTATCTCTCCGTCCCGATCGAGCGCCGCGTGCGCTACGACCGGACGCGGATCCGGGCCATCGCCCGCCTGGTGGACGACCCCAGCGCGTTCGTCGTGCACCGGGATTCGCCGTACCGGACCCTCGCCGATCTCATCGCGGACGCGAAGCGGCGTCCCGGGCAGATCAGCGTGGGTTCCTCGGGGGTCGGCACCGACGACCATCTCGGCCTCACGCTGTTCCAGGCGGCCACGGGCACCGAGTTCATCCACGCGCCCTATGCAGGGGCGGGTCTGGTGAAGAACGCCGTGCTGGCGCGCCACATCGACGTGGCCGGGCTGAACCTCGGCGAGATTGGCATGCTCGGCCAGGACGCGCCCCCGTTGCGCCCGCTGGCGGGCATGGGAACGCATCGCTGGGACCTCATGCCGAACGTGCCGACCTTCCGCGAGGAGGGCCACGACGTGGTCATGACCAGCGAGCGCGGCATCGGCGCGCCCCGCGGCGTGCCGGACGAGATCGCCCTCCGGCTGCAAGGGGCCGTCGCCAGCGTGGTCGGCCGGCCGGAATGGGCGGAAAAGGCCCGGCAACTCGAGCTCGCGATGGCCTACCTGCCCGGTGCCGAGTGGGAGGCGCAGATGCCCGCCCAGGAGGCCCGTTACCGCGGAATCTGGGAAAGGACCCCGTGGCAGCAGTAG